One stretch of Emys orbicularis isolate rEmyOrb1 chromosome 7, rEmyOrb1.hap1, whole genome shotgun sequence DNA includes these proteins:
- the TSPAN14 gene encoding tetraspanin-14 yields the protein MHYYRYSNPEISCWYKYLLFSYNIIFWLAGVAFLAAGLWAWSEKGVLSDLTKVTGLHGFDPVVLVLVVGGVMFILGFAGCVGALRENICLLKFFCGAIVLIFTLELAAAVLAFLFQDWVRDRFKEFFENNIKSYRDDIDLQNLIDSLQKINHCCGAQGPDDWDLNIYFNCSTESKSREKCGVPFSCCVPDPAQKVVNTQCGYDIRAQKKNQWDNLIFTKGCIPALEAWLPRNIYIVAGAFIAISLLQIFGIFLARSLISDIEVVKAGHLF from the exons CTAGCTGGAGTTGCTTTCCTTGCAGCCGGGCTTTGGGCATGGAGTGAAAAG GGTGTATTATCTGATCTCACGAAGGTAACCGGTCTCCATGGCTTTGACCCGGTGGTACTTGTCTTGGTGGTTGGAGGAGTGATGTTCATTCTGGGATTTGCTGGTTGCGTAGGAGCATTGAGGGAAAACATCTGCCTTCTGAAGTTT TTCTGTGGAGCAATCGTACTTATATTTACATTGGAGCTGGCTGCGGCCGTGCTGGCTTTCTTGTTCCAGGACTGGGTGAGGGACCGGTTCAAGGAATTCTTTGAGAATAACATTAAATCCTACCGAGATGACATCGACCTACAGAACCTCATTGACTCATTGCAGAAAATT AACCATTGCTGTGGTGCTCAGGGGCCAGATGACTGGGATCTTAACATTTACTTCAACTGCAGTACTGAAAGCAAAAGTCGTGAGAAGTGTGGGGTCCCCTTTTCCTGCTGTGTACCTGATCCTGCT caaAAGGTTGTGAATACGCAATGTGGATATGACATCAGAGCACAG AAGAAAAACCAATGGGACAATTTAATTTTCACCAAGGGTTGTATCCCTGCTCTTGAAGCTTGGCTACCCCGAAACATCTACATTGTTGCAGGAGCCTTCATAGCTATCTCATTGCTGCAG ATTTTTGGGATTTTCCTGGCCAGGTCACTGATTTCGGATATTGAAGTTGTAAAGGCAGGTcatcttttctga